From Gemmobacter sp., the proteins below share one genomic window:
- a CDS encoding YciI family protein codes for MLFACPSTYHKDIPAETLVAHRDWLKAAIASGAVLSAGRRDPAVGGLILLRAENHAAAVALLAQDPFVAQGIAVYEPMGFTPSFGDLKG; via the coding sequence ATGCTGTTCGCCTGCCCCAGCACCTACCACAAGGACATTCCCGCCGAAACGCTGGTCGCCCATCGCGACTGGCTGAAGGCCGCCATCGCCAGCGGCGCCGTGCTGTCGGCCGGGCGGCGCGACCCGGCGGTTGGCGGGCTGATCCTGCTGCGCGCCGAAAACCACGCGGCGGCGGTGGCGCTGCTGGCGCAGGATCCCTTTGTGGCGCAGGGGATTGCCGTCTACGAACCCATGGGGTTCACTCCGTCTTTTGGTGATCTGAAAGGCTAA
- a CDS encoding SDR family NAD(P)-dependent oxidoreductase has product MQLKDKVAVITGGASGQGLASARLFLTEGARVVIVDWNAEQGEKAAADLARLGDVRFIACDLGQEPQVRAACDRILAEVGAPHILFNNAGIGYSEHGRFRMASIFDTPLEDWDAILRINLTGAFLMTKYLGEPMLDRKAGSIIFNTSIAGVVGQKNIDAYTASKGGLVALTRALASSLGEHGIRVNAIAPGSIDTPMIRPILNQAGTAERLAAIPLRRIGTPEDIAGLALFLASDHSAYVTGQIIACDGGRVAI; this is encoded by the coding sequence ATGCAACTGAAAGACAAGGTCGCCGTCATCACCGGCGGCGCCAGCGGCCAGGGTCTGGCCAGTGCCCGTCTGTTCCTGACCGAAGGCGCCCGCGTGGTGATCGTGGACTGGAACGCCGAACAGGGGGAAAAGGCGGCCGCCGATCTGGCGCGCTTGGGCGACGTGCGATTCATCGCCTGCGATCTGGGGCAGGAACCGCAGGTCCGCGCCGCCTGCGACCGCATCCTGGCCGAGGTGGGCGCCCCCCATATCCTGTTCAACAATGCCGGCATCGGCTATTCGGAACACGGGCGGTTCAGGATGGCCAGCATCTTTGACACCCCGCTGGAGGATTGGGACGCGATCCTGCGCATCAACCTGACCGGCGCCTTCCTGATGACCAAGTATCTTGGCGAACCCATGCTGGACCGCAAGGCGGGGTCCATCATCTTCAACACCTCGATCGCCGGGGTCGTCGGGCAAAAGAACATCGACGCCTATACTGCCAGCAAGGGCGGGCTGGTCGCGCTGACCCGCGCGCTGGCCAGTTCGCTGGGCGAACACGGCATCCGGGTGAACGCCATTGCGCCGGGGTCGATCGACACGCCGATGATCCGCCCGATCCTCAATCAGGCCGGAACTGCGGAACGCCTTGCCGCCATTCCTCTACGCCGGATCGGCACGCCCGAGGATATCGCGGGCCTGGCGCTGTTCCTGGCATCGGACCATTCCGCCTATGTCACCGGCCAGATCATCGCCTGCGATGGCGGCCGCGTCGCTATCTGA
- the ribB gene encoding 3,4-dihydroxy-2-butanone-4-phosphate synthase, producing the protein MPASLSPILAATAPAPLRAALEAFATGAMLIVTDDDGRENEGDLIMAAVHCRPADMAFIVRHTSGIVCTPLTPAIAAQLDLPPMVARNDAPFATAFTVSVDWRAGTTTGISAADRCATVHGLANPAAQPADFVRPGHIFPLVARDGGVLERDGHTEAAVDLCRLTGLPPVGVICELVNDDGSVMRGADLAAFAAQHRLHRITIADLILLRRVLETGTAAIAAQ; encoded by the coding sequence ATGCCCGCATCCCTTTCCCCGATCCTTGCCGCCACCGCGCCCGCCCCCCTGCGCGCCGCGCTGGAGGCGTTCGCCACCGGCGCCATGCTGATCGTCACCGACGATGACGGGCGCGAGAATGAAGGCGACCTGATCATGGCCGCCGTGCATTGCCGGCCGGCGGACATGGCCTTTATCGTGCGCCACACCTCGGGCATCGTCTGCACGCCGCTGACACCCGCCATCGCCGCGCAGCTGGATCTGCCGCCGATGGTGGCGCGCAACGATGCGCCGTTTGCCACCGCCTTTACCGTCAGCGTGGACTGGCGGGCCGGCACCACCACCGGCATTTCCGCCGCCGACCGCTGCGCCACCGTCCATGGCCTGGCCAACCCCGCCGCCCAACCCGCCGATTTCGTGCGGCCCGGCCATATCTTCCCGCTGGTCGCCCGCGACGGCGGCGTGCTGGAACGCGATGGCCATACCGAGGCGGCAGTGGATCTGTGCCGGCTGACCGGCCTGCCCCCCGTCGGTGTCATCTGCGAACTGGTGAACGACGATGGCAGCGTGATGCGGGGCGCCGATCTGGCCGCCTTTGCCGCGCAGCACCGCCTGCACCGGATCACCATTGCCGATCTGATCTTGCTGCGCCGCGTGCTGGAGACCGGAACCGCCGCCATCGCCGCGCAATAG
- a CDS encoding alpha/beta hydrolase, giving the protein MTETETARGRARVNGVDLAYEIGGSGPTLVLISGLGQNSLAWSGVVGMFRQHFRTLVFDNRGTGQSEVPAAPWTIDDMADDAAALIGHLGLGPAAVVGWSLGGSVLQSLLIRHGRVLRAGVLLNALPNYTTVQHRWLDAQLALRRSGVAPEAMVTMTLPWALSPLILSDHARTAAYVDAMVRNPWPTSYEGYAAQAQAIRDYDARPGLPRVTTPTMVLVGAEDILTPIAQSHQIASLIPGARLEVLGKGGHSMVLDYPHEVVGTITRWIQRQDAA; this is encoded by the coding sequence ATGACCGAAACGGAAACCGCCCGCGGCAGGGCGCGGGTCAACGGGGTGGATCTGGCCTACGAGATCGGCGGCAGCGGGCCCACGCTGGTGCTGATCAGCGGGCTGGGGCAGAATTCGCTGGCGTGGTCGGGGGTGGTGGGCATGTTCCGCCAGCACTTCCGCACGCTGGTGTTCGACAACCGCGGCACCGGCCAGAGCGAGGTTCCGGCCGCGCCCTGGACCATCGACGACATGGCCGATGATGCGGCGGCGCTGATCGGGCATCTGGGCCTTGGCCCGGCGGCGGTGGTCGGCTGGTCGCTGGGCGGATCGGTGCTGCAATCGCTGCTGATCCGCCATGGCCGCGTGCTGCGCGCCGGGGTGCTGCTGAATGCGCTGCCGAACTATACCACCGTGCAGCACCGCTGGCTGGATGCCCAGCTGGCCCTGCGCCGCAGTGGCGTGGCGCCCGAGGCGATGGTGACCATGACCCTGCCCTGGGCCTTGTCGCCGCTGATCCTGTCGGATCACGCCCGGACGGCCGCCTATGTGGATGCGATGGTCCGCAACCCCTGGCCGACCAGCTACGAAGGCTACGCCGCCCAGGCCCAGGCGATCCGGGACTATGACGCGCGCCCCGGCCTGCCCCGGGTGACGACCCCCACCATGGTGCTGGTCGGCGCCGAAGATATCCTGACCCCCATCGCCCAGTCCCATCAGATCGCCAGCCTGATCCCCGGCGCGCGGCTGGAGGTGCTGGGCAAGGGCGGCCACAGCATGGTGCTGGATTACCCGCACGAGGTGGTCGGCACCATCACTCGCTGGATCCAGCGCCAGGACGCTGCCTGA
- a CDS encoding alpha/beta hydrolase, with product MMQAVIDTLNGTPVRAWKGGQGSTPLVYLHGFEQHPGAAPFLDKLAAARPVLAPEHPGFGASGGASGMTGILELALHYRQWLEPLVASHGPVDLMGHSLGGMFAAEIAAIFPHLVRRLVLVDAYGLWLDDVPMPDPFVIPAPEFDAAKWADAAKWARAEPNSHDGAAADYVYYRSANLGAASRFMWPIPDRGLSRRLPLIRAETLVIHGAQDGLVPPAYAQAFGKAIPGARVQLIDNAGHLPMIEQEAAFLSAVHDFLR from the coding sequence ATGATGCAGGCCGTTATCGACACGCTGAACGGAACCCCGGTCCGCGCCTGGAAGGGCGGTCAGGGCAGCACGCCGCTGGTCTATCTGCACGGGTTCGAACAGCACCCGGGCGCCGCCCCCTTCCTGGACAAGCTGGCAGCCGCGCGGCCGGTGCTGGCGCCGGAACACCCGGGCTTTGGCGCCTCGGGCGGGGCGTCGGGGATGACGGGCATTCTGGAACTGGCGCTGCATTACCGCCAGTGGCTGGAACCGCTGGTGGCCAGCCATGGGCCGGTCGATCTGATGGGCCATTCGCTGGGCGGCATGTTCGCCGCCGAAATTGCGGCGATCTTTCCGCATCTGGTGCGGCGGCTGGTGCTGGTCGATGCCTATGGGCTGTGGCTGGACGATGTGCCGATGCCTGATCCCTTTGTCATTCCGGCCCCGGAATTCGATGCGGCGAAATGGGCCGATGCCGCAAAATGGGCCAGGGCGGAACCCAACAGCCACGATGGCGCGGCGGCGGATTACGTCTATTACCGCAGCGCGAACCTGGGCGCTGCGTCCCGCTTCATGTGGCCGATCCCCGACCGGGGCCTGTCGCGCCGGCTGCCGCTGATCCGGGCGGAAACGCTGGTGATCCATGGCGCGCAGGACGGGCTGGTGCCGCCGGCCTATGCGCAGGCGTTCGGCAAGGCCATTCCCGGCGCCCGCGTGCAGCTGATCGACAACGCCGGCCACCTGCCGATGATCGAACAGGAAGCGGCCTTCCTGTCGGCCGTTCATGATTTTCTGCGCTAG
- a CDS encoding LLM class flavin-dependent oxidoreductase, with product MKLHWFAEASYPDLPPDFRASGESSWVTTPISRCEPAVVGEMTRMFIRLMQQADREGFDGLAMNEHHQTPFALTPSPNLLAATLANTTQNAALLIIGDSLALYNPPVRVAEEVAWLDCLSEGRVISGFVFGTPMDTLYCYGVSPTELRERFHEARELIQKAWESTEPFAFNGKYTKLRYVNLWPRPVQKRPPIWVPGSGSVETWDLALKNDYCYGQLSFSGLHSAKPLVDAWWDHAARSGYDTNPFQLAFTQLICCAETDAEAEAKYSEAVKYFYRNRSVHPGFETGPGFRTQKSVQAMARFAEETAKNLPPEEKARANAGEMDFWDYDKHGFIIAGSPDRVRQRIEEMVKELRVGQLIACLHMGNLDEETAAMNTHLMATRVHPHLRSLWSEHEDRWTPPSVKAAHAAALAKTAAQPLKLAGARA from the coding sequence TTGAAACTTCATTGGTTTGCCGAAGCCAGCTACCCCGACCTGCCGCCGGACTTCCGCGCCAGCGGCGAATCGAGCTGGGTGACCACGCCCATCAGCCGGTGCGAGCCGGCCGTGGTGGGCGAGATGACGCGCATGTTCATCCGCCTGATGCAGCAAGCCGACCGCGAGGGGTTCGATGGCCTGGCCATGAACGAACACCACCAGACGCCCTTTGCGCTGACGCCCTCGCCCAACCTGCTGGCGGCCACGCTGGCCAATACGACGCAGAACGCAGCCCTGCTGATCATCGGCGACTCGCTTGCGCTGTATAACCCGCCGGTGCGGGTGGCCGAGGAAGTGGCTTGGCTGGACTGCCTGTCCGAGGGGCGTGTGATTTCGGGCTTTGTCTTCGGCACGCCGATGGACACGCTTTACTGCTATGGCGTTTCGCCGACCGAACTGCGCGAACGCTTCCATGAAGCGCGCGAGCTGATCCAGAAGGCATGGGAATCGACCGAGCCCTTTGCCTTCAACGGCAAGTATACCAAGCTGCGTTATGTCAACCTGTGGCCCCGCCCGGTGCAGAAACGCCCGCCGATCTGGGTGCCCGGTTCGGGCAGCGTCGAGACCTGGGATCTGGCGCTGAAGAACGACTATTGCTATGGCCAGCTGTCGTTCTCGGGCCTGCATTCGGCCAAGCCGCTGGTCGATGCCTGGTGGGATCATGCCGCCAGAAGCGGCTATGACACCAACCCCTTCCAGCTGGCCTTTACCCAGCTGATCTGCTGCGCCGAAACCGATGCCGAGGCAGAGGCGAAATATTCCGAGGCGGTGAAGTATTTCTACCGCAACCGTTCCGTCCATCCCGGGTTCGAAACCGGCCCCGGCTTTCGCACCCAGAAATCGGTGCAGGCCATGGCCCGCTTTGCCGAGGAAACCGCCAAGAACCTGCCGCCCGAGGAAAAGGCCCGCGCCAATGCCGGCGAGATGGATTTCTGGGATTACGACAAGCACGGCTTCATCATTGCCGGCTCGCCCGACCGGGTGCGCCAGCGGATCGAGGAGATGGTCAAGGAACTGCGCGTCGGCCAGCTGATCGCCTGTCTGCACATGGGCAACCTTGATGAGGAAACGGCGGCGATGAACACCCATCTGATGGCGACCCGGGTGCATCCGCACCTGCGCAGCCTGTGGTCGGAGCATGAAGACCGCTGGACCCCGCCGTCGGTCAAGGCCGCCCATGCGGCGGCACTGGCGAAAACCGCGGCCCAGCCGCTGAAACTGGCGGGGGCACGGGCATGA
- a CDS encoding TRAP transporter large permease, translating to MSEIEIGLYFVIVLLTLILLRIPIGISLITVSFCGIWALMGWKIAWGSLGIIPFHFASNWVLSSVPAFLFMGFVCYHARLTEGLFTAARVWMSGLPGGLAVASIFGCGGFAAVTGSSVACSAAMGKIAVPEMTRYNYDPSLATGTVAAGGTIGALIPPSLIMILYSVMAQAPVGKLFMGGLVVGLMTVAGYAMMIMVRVKLNPRLAPPVTEHVPMSEKIAALGRTAPILAIILGVFGGLFAGFFTPTEAGAIGAFLSSVVAFAVGRLNLEVVRKAAVETIVTTSSILVIAVGASLLTRFLALSGSGDALSEAITSMGAHPLMIILGVTLIYLLLGMFLEPVGAMMLTLPVVLPIVGEAGYNAIWFGVFLTKLLEIGMLSPPIGMNVFVIKGVVDRSISLGTIFRGVSWFIATDLVIVALCVAFPAIILFLPDMLG from the coding sequence ATGTCTGAGATCGAGATCGGCCTATACTTCGTCATCGTCCTGCTGACGCTGATCCTGCTGCGCATTCCGATCGGCATTTCGCTGATCACGGTGTCGTTCTGCGGCATCTGGGCGCTGATGGGGTGGAAGATCGCCTGGGGATCGCTGGGGATCATTCCGTTCCACTTTGCCTCGAACTGGGTGCTCAGCTCGGTTCCGGCGTTCCTGTTCATGGGCTTCGTCTGCTACCATGCCCGATTGACCGAAGGGTTGTTCACCGCCGCGCGGGTCTGGATGTCGGGCCTGCCGGGCGGGCTGGCGGTGGCGTCGATCTTTGGCTGCGGCGGCTTTGCGGCGGTGACCGGATCGTCGGTGGCCTGTTCGGCCGCCATGGGCAAGATCGCCGTGCCGGAAATGACGCGCTACAACTATGATCCCTCGCTGGCCACCGGGACGGTTGCGGCGGGCGGCACCATCGGCGCGCTGATCCCGCCGTCGCTGATCATGATCCTGTATTCCGTCATGGCGCAGGCGCCGGTCGGCAAGCTGTTCATGGGCGGGCTGGTCGTGGGCCTGATGACGGTGGCGGGCTATGCGATGATGATCATGGTGCGGGTCAAGCTGAACCCCAGGCTGGCCCCGCCGGTCACCGAACATGTGCCGATGTCGGAAAAAATCGCCGCACTGGGGCGCACCGCGCCGATCCTGGCGATCATCCTTGGCGTGTTCGGCGGCCTGTTTGCCGGGTTCTTCACCCCGACCGAGGCGGGGGCCATCGGCGCCTTCCTGTCGTCGGTGGTGGCCTTTGCCGTCGGCCGGCTGAACCTGGAGGTCGTGCGCAAGGCGGCGGTGGAAACCATCGTCACCACATCTTCCATCCTGGTGATTGCGGTGGGGGCCAGCCTGCTGACGCGGTTCCTGGCGCTGTCGGGGTCGGGCGATGCGCTGTCCGAGGCGATCACCAGCATGGGGGCGCATCCCCTGATGATCATCCTGGGCGTGACGCTGATCTACCTGCTGCTGGGCATGTTCCTGGAACCCGTGGGCGCCATGATGCTGACGCTGCCGGTGGTGCTGCCCATCGTCGGCGAAGCCGGCTACAACGCGATCTGGTTCGGGGTGTTCCTGACCAAGCTGCTGGAAATCGGCATGCTGTCGCCGCCCATCGGGATGAACGTCTTTGTCATCAAGGGGGTCGTCGACCGCTCGATCTCGCTGGGCACGATCTTCCGGGGCGTGTCGTGGTTCATCGCGACGGATCTGGTGATCGTGGCGCTGTGCGTGGCGTTCCCGGCGATCATCCTGTTCCTGCCCGACATGCTGGGCTAA
- a CDS encoding TRAP transporter small permease, with amino-acid sequence MDFLHKVVRRLTGVMGFLGSALVVLLILHVTLDVALRNIFNYPLTGTIEVVSLLYMIGICFLPLALTDERDAHISVEVLTELMPAGVVRWLIIAGTALAVLVMAMLCWRTWLEAMTQMRKGTVINVGAGDPVISWPSYFLLPLGFGLSTLICAFKLVCQLTNRPFGPDADDLPAGMELVSKEHIENV; translated from the coding sequence ATGGATTTTCTACACAAGGTCGTCCGGCGCCTGACAGGGGTGATGGGCTTTCTGGGATCGGCGCTGGTCGTCCTGCTGATCCTGCATGTGACCTTAGACGTCGCATTGCGCAACATCTTCAACTATCCGCTGACCGGCACCATCGAGGTGGTGTCGCTGCTGTACATGATCGGCATCTGCTTCCTGCCGCTGGCACTGACGGATGAGCGCGACGCGCATATCTCGGTCGAGGTGCTGACGGAACTGATGCCCGCCGGCGTGGTGCGCTGGCTGATCATCGCCGGAACCGCGCTGGCCGTTCTGGTGATGGCCATGCTGTGCTGGCGCACCTGGCTGGAGGCGATGACCCAGATGCGCAAGGGCACGGTCATCAACGTGGGCGCCGGCGATCCGGTGATCAGCTGGCCCAGCTATTTCCTGCTGCCGCTGGGCTTTGGCCTGTCGACGCTGATCTGCGCGTTCAAGCTGGTCTGCCAGCTGACCAACCGCCCCTTTGGTCCCGATGCCGACGACCTGCCAGCGGGGATGGAGCTGGTCTCCAAGGAACATATCGAAAATGTCTGA
- the dctP gene encoding TRAP transporter substrate-binding protein DctP yields MANRILRAGAFAASAVAGLALAGAASAETLKYAFGYPAASTVGIAADDYAAAIKERSGGSVTVRNFPMSLLSLAETGPGLRDGMADIGYVVAALTPKDFPRYMLMQDLQLMVNLQEPRGKESVAYAGAVIEYTLTKCPKCLTEFQGQNQVYMGGATSSINMALCTKPVRTLDELKGMKVRVSHAVVNRLFTNLGATPVQFPANETYEALSQGVVDCSQLSLPELTNMSLADVVKYVTVDLPGGLSSNVAVNNINLDSWRKLNDDQRAAVLWGASQISADITWGYYADAITNQKVAADKNIQLVNGDPAAMDKMREFARNDRPGTLAGYKSNFGVDDADTIAADFEAMYAKWLDLVDPIESRDQLRELFWTQMFKNVDPKTYGM; encoded by the coding sequence ATGGCGAACAGGATTTTGCGGGCCGGTGCGTTTGCGGCCTCGGCGGTCGCGGGGCTGGCACTGGCGGGCGCGGCCTCGGCCGAAACGCTGAAATATGCGTTCGGCTATCCGGCGGCCTCGACCGTCGGCATCGCGGCCGATGACTACGCGGCGGCGATCAAGGAACGCTCGGGCGGGTCGGTGACGGTGCGGAACTTTCCCATGTCGCTGCTGTCGCTGGCCGAAACCGGCCCGGGGCTGCGCGATGGCATGGCCGATATCGGCTATGTGGTGGCGGCGCTGACGCCCAAGGATTTCCCGCGCTACATGCTGATGCAAGACCTTCAGCTGATGGTGAACCTGCAAGAGCCGCGCGGCAAGGAAAGCGTGGCCTATGCCGGCGCGGTCATCGAATACACCCTGACCAAATGCCCGAAATGCCTGACCGAATTCCAGGGTCAGAACCAGGTCTACATGGGCGGCGCCACCAGCTCGATCAACATGGCGCTCTGCACCAAGCCGGTGCGCACGCTGGACGAGTTGAAGGGCATGAAGGTGCGCGTCAGCCACGCCGTGGTCAACCGCCTGTTCACCAACCTGGGCGCGACCCCCGTGCAGTTCCCCGCCAACGAAACCTACGAGGCGCTGAGCCAGGGCGTGGTGGATTGCAGCCAGCTGTCGTTGCCGGAACTGACGAACATGAGCCTGGCGGATGTGGTGAAATACGTCACCGTCGACCTGCCGGGCGGCCTGTCGTCGAACGTGGCGGTGAACAACATCAACCTGGATTCGTGGCGCAAGCTGAACGATGACCAGCGCGCCGCCGTGCTGTGGGGGGCCAGCCAGATTTCGGCCGACATCACCTGGGGTTATTATGCCGATGCGATCACCAACCAGAAGGTGGCCGCCGACAAGAACATCCAGCTGGTGAACGGCGACCCGGCCGCCATGGACAAGATGCGCGAGTTCGCGCGCAACGACCGTCCGGGCACGCTGGCCGGCTACAAGTCCAACTTCGGCGTGGATGATGCCGACACCATCGCGGCCGATTTCGAAGCGATGTATGCCAAGTGGCTGGATCTGGTCGACCCGATCGAAAGCCGCGACCAGCTGCGCGAGCTGTTCTGGACCCAGATGTTCAAGAACGTCGATCCCAAGACCTACGGCATGTGA
- a CDS encoding IclR family transcriptional regulator, with protein sequence MDREEAPQGAQLISRAAEVLRAIPRGAPEGRRLRDLAASTGLTEPTVRRILLALIHEQFVVQDDDSKLYRLGPLAFELGLASGFHARVVELCRPHLRSLASDTGDTCFLALRTGTETVCLDRADGLQPINAKVAEIGERLLLGVGTGGVALLAAMQDAEIEEVLSAKAYSQSPVPPDEIRGRVVSTRARGFADISDKPIQGVRGVGVAVPTDRGLPTLSLSIVAPLDRLTEDHLARILPILRMTAERVGAALDLH encoded by the coding sequence ATGGACCGCGAAGAAGCGCCGCAGGGCGCGCAACTGATCTCGCGCGCGGCCGAGGTGCTGCGCGCCATTCCGCGCGGCGCCCCCGAAGGCCGCCGCCTGCGCGATCTGGCCGCCTCGACCGGCCTGACGGAACCCACGGTGCGCCGCATCTTGCTGGCGCTGATCCACGAGCAGTTCGTGGTGCAGGACGACGACTCCAAACTGTACCGGCTGGGCCCGCTGGCGTTCGAACTGGGCCTTGCCTCGGGCTTTCACGCGCGGGTTGTGGAACTGTGCCGTCCCCACCTGCGCAGCCTGGCGTCCGACACCGGCGATACCTGCTTTCTGGCACTGCGCACCGGCACCGAAACCGTCTGCCTGGACCGCGCCGACGGCTTGCAGCCGATCAATGCCAAGGTGGCCGAGATTGGCGAACGGCTGCTGCTGGGGGTCGGCACCGGCGGGGTGGCGCTGCTGGCCGCCATGCAGGATGCCGAGATCGAAGAAGTCCTGTCTGCCAAGGCTTACAGCCAGTCCCCGGTGCCCCCGGACGAGATTCGCGGCCGCGTTGTCAGCACCCGCGCGCGCGGCTTTGCCGATATTTCCGACAAGCCGATCCAGGGAGTGCGCGGCGTGGGCGTGGCGGTGCCGACCGACCGCGGGCTGCCCACCCTGTCGCTGTCGATCGTGGCCCCGCTGGACCGGCTGACCGAAGATCACCTGGCCCGCATCCTGCCCATTCTGCGCATGACGGCCGAGCGCGTCGGCGCGGCGCTGGACCTGCACTAG
- a CDS encoding flavin reductase family protein, with product MTLTAPQDLTEAFREAFRCHPAGVAVLTADPGDGPVALTVSSLISVSADPPTVAFSLSSKSSATAALLRAETLVIHMMRAADLPIARLGATSNIDRFGPDVAWDRLPTGEPRYRGVAAWFRAKPVGTMQLKGATLIAAELLEGAAPRAEGSAAESAFVYLDRRWHRLNPDDAN from the coding sequence GTGACACTGACTGCCCCCCAGGACCTGACCGAGGCCTTTCGCGAAGCGTTCCGCTGCCACCCTGCCGGGGTGGCGGTGCTGACCGCAGATCCCGGTGACGGGCCGGTGGCGCTGACGGTCAGCTCGCTGATCTCTGTCAGCGCCGATCCGCCCACGGTGGCCTTTTCGCTGTCGTCGAAATCCTCGGCCACGGCGGCGCTCTTGCGGGCGGAAACGCTGGTCATCCACATGATGCGGGCGGCGGATCTGCCCATCGCCCGGCTGGGCGCCACCAGCAACATCGACCGTTTCGGTCCCGATGTGGCCTGGGACCGCCTGCCCACGGGCGAACCGCGCTATCGCGGGGTCGCGGCCTGGTTCCGCGCCAAGCCGGTGGGAACCATGCAGCTGAAAGGCGCCACGCTGATCGCGGCCGAACTGCTGGAAGGTGCTGCCCCCCGCGCCGAAGGATCGGCGGCCGAGAGTGCCTTTGTCTACCTTGACCGCCGCTGGCACCGCCTGAACCCCGACGACGCCAACTGA
- a CDS encoding 2-keto-4-pentenoate hydratase — protein sequence MTDRFPPAARWLRDQHRAGARFVPFAADAGAATLPDAYSLQEAHVAAMRADGLGAIRGWKIGLTSARMQAMCGIDQPVAGAVLDSRLHASGAGVKAADHGRLGLEFEICLRLGADLPPRDAPYTAAEVAAAVDAAAAAVEMVDDRNCDYATLDVQSLIADNSWNAGVVLGDWAPLPAELNDCEGVVTLNGAHLDRGFGRDALGGPLVPLEWLANHLSARGRGLRRGDLVMTGSLIPTQFPTAGSRYGFAVQGIGSVALDIM from the coding sequence ATGACCGACCGTTTCCCCCCGGCCGCCCGCTGGCTGCGCGATCAGCACCGGGCGGGGGCGCGTTTCGTGCCCTTTGCCGCCGATGCCGGCGCCGCCACCCTGCCCGACGCCTACAGCCTGCAAGAGGCGCATGTGGCGGCCATGCGGGCCGATGGGCTGGGCGCGATCCGGGGCTGGAAGATCGGCCTGACCTCGGCCCGGATGCAGGCGATGTGCGGCATTGACCAGCCGGTGGCGGGCGCGGTGCTGGACAGCCGGCTGCATGCCTCGGGCGCGGGGGTAAAGGCGGCCGATCATGGCCGGCTGGGGCTGGAATTCGAAATCTGCCTGCGGCTGGGCGCCGATCTGCCGCCCCGCGATGCGCCCTATACGGCGGCCGAGGTGGCGGCGGCCGTCGATGCGGCGGCGGCGGCGGTGGAAATGGTCGATGACCGCAACTGCGACTATGCCACGCTGGATGTGCAGTCGCTGATCGCCGATAATTCCTGGAATGCCGGCGTGGTGCTGGGCGACTGGGCGCCGCTGCCGGCCGAGCTGAACGATTGCGAAGGCGTCGTCACACTGAACGGGGCGCATCTGGACCGCGGCTTTGGCCGCGATGCGCTGGGGGGGCCGCTGGTGCCGCTGGAATGGCTGGCGAACCACCTGTCGGCCCGGGGGCGGGGTCTGCGGCGGGGCGATCTGGTGATGACCGGCAGCCTGATCCCCACCCAGTTTCCCACGGCCGGCAGCCGCTATGGCTTTGCGGTTCAGGGTATCGGATCCGTCGCGCTGGACATAATGTAG